From the Salarias fasciatus chromosome 16, fSalaFa1.1, whole genome shotgun sequence genome, one window contains:
- the LOC115403064 gene encoding uncharacterized protein LOC115403064, whose amino-acid sequence MSHMIQVFSDENILDDNLEFRRVLQNGELETGIGSGLLMDCLTDFWNNFYASTTSGTTYKIPNLHHASQEEEWKAVARIVAFGWRRFKYLPIQLAPAFLYEALSVPSSTCSLMETFFNYISPTEKDALSEALNDFRSADMEELLTILSSHNCTIAPMEQNLLRLFEEIAHKELVQEPSFILKCWKPVLKSIGESLSDGVLDKILADLQPKARNVTKHIQFPKTMSPAESTTSHHLLRFVRELDQRELGLFLWFFTGCDLFLCKTLKVSFTDNMMTEISRRPVAHTRTCVLELATNYSTFSDFRSEFLSVLQSGIWVMDMV is encoded by the coding sequence ATGTCACACATGATTCAGGTATTTTCAGATGAGAATATACTCGATGACAACCTTGAATTCAGACGTGTCCTGCAAAATGGTGAATTAGAGACTGGGATTGGAAGTGGGCTTTTGATGGACTGTCTTACTGATTTCTGGAATAATTTCTATGCATCCACAACCTCAGGAACCACATACAAGATCCCCAATTTACATCATGCTTCTCAAGAAGAGGAATGGAAAGCTGTGGCCCGCATTGTGGCCTTTGGATGGCGAAGATTTAAATACCTGCCTATTCAGCTTGCGCCTGCATTTCTTTACGAAGCCCTTTCAGTTCCTTCATCAACCTGCAGCCTGATGGAGACATTTTTCAACTATATCAGCCCGACCGAGAAAGATGCACTTTCCGAGGCTTTGAATGATTTCAGGAGTGCTGATATGGAAGAGCTTCTCACCATTCTCAGCAGTCACAACTGCACCATTGCACCAATGGAACAAAACTTACTAAGATTGTTTGAAGAAATTGCTCACAAGGAGTTAGTCCAGGAACCATCATTTATACTAAAGTGCTGGAAACCAGTCCTGAAAAGCATTGGAGAGTCACTGAGTGATGGAGTGCTGGACAAGATCCTGGCTGATCTTCAACCAAAGGCAAGAAATGTCACAAAGCACATTCAGTTTCCAAAGACAATGTCACCAGCGGAGAGCACCACGTCTCATCATCTTCTCAGGTTTGTCAGAGAACTTGACCAGAGAGAACTTGGGCTGTTCCTTTGGTTCTTCACTGGGTGCGACCTTTTTCTGTGTAAAACTCTCAAAGTGTCATTCACAGACAACATGATGACCGAAATCTCCAGACGACCTGTGGCCCACACACGTACTTGTGTCCTGGAACTTGCAACCAACTACAGCACTTTTTCAGATTTCAGGTCAGAGTTTCTGTCTGTGTTGCAAAGTGGAATATGGGTGATGGATATGGTCTAG